A segment of the Noviherbaspirillum sedimenti genome:
GCTGCGCAATCGATCACCACCGCCGGTGGATTCTTGCGGATCGCCAGCGAAAACAGCGCGGTCGTCACATGTTCGCGCTGTGCGCTCTGCATCAGGTCCAGGATCAACTTGCGTCCGCGTTCTGCCGCTCGCTGCAATCCGGCGTGGCGCGCCGCCAAGTCTTCCATCGTGCGCACACCC
Coding sequences within it:
- a CDS encoding siphovirus Gp157 family protein; translated protein: GVRTMEDLAARHAGLQRAAERGRKLILDLMQSAQREHVTTALFSLAIRKNPPAVVIDCAAALPPAFLQYPEPPPPVPDKKAIAAALKAGIEVPGAHAEQAVRLDIR